One region of Gopherus evgoodei ecotype Sinaloan lineage chromosome 16, rGopEvg1_v1.p, whole genome shotgun sequence genomic DNA includes:
- the BRD3OS gene encoding putative uncharacterized protein BRD3OS, whose translation MNGRVPLAEKALSESYARLRYRDTSLLIWQQQQQKLETVPPGTYLSRSRSMWYSQYGNEAILVRDKNKLDVSRDTGQSKFCMIM comes from the coding sequence ATGAATGGACGGGTGCCACTAGCTGAAAAAGCCTTATCTGAGAGCTATGCCAGGCTTCGTTACAGGGACACTTCGTTGCtcatctggcagcagcagcagcagaagttggAGACTGTCCCACCTGGTACATACTTGAGTAGAAGCCGGAGTATGTGGTACTCGCAGTATGGTAACGAGGCCATCCTGGTACGGGACAAAAACAAACTGGATGTCTCCAGAGACACTGGGCAATCAAAGTTTTGCATGATTATGTAA